In Streptomyces sp. NBC_00414, a single window of DNA contains:
- a CDS encoding peptidase inhibitor family I36 protein, whose product MKIPFAGIVAAGAVMAASALTFAPSASAAVHCPEQAVCVYRDANFAGSMYSFPANNYVTLSKTEHKFSDGTPVNDNISSVVNNTTFTFAFYTDHSYGGSLADVLAPRRWTSQVAMNDRISSMRVI is encoded by the coding sequence ATGAAGATCCCATTCGCAGGAATCGTCGCGGCAGGTGCCGTCATGGCGGCCTCGGCGCTCACTTTCGCTCCAAGCGCGTCGGCGGCAGTACATTGCCCGGAACAGGCTGTGTGCGTATACAGGGATGCCAATTTCGCCGGATCCATGTATTCATTTCCGGCTAACAACTATGTGACTCTGTCCAAGACCGAGCACAAGTTCAGCGACGGCACACCCGTCAATGACAACATCAGCTCGGTCGTCAACAACACCACCTTCACCTTCGCGTTCTACACCGACCACTCGTACGGGGGGTCCCTTGCCGATGTCCTGGCGCCTCGTCGCTGGACCAGCCAGGTCGCGATGAACGACCGGATCAGTTCGATGCGAGTGATCTAG
- a CDS encoding peptidase inhibitor family I36 protein, with amino-acid sequence MRKRNVAGAAVSVGIALSLVTTVTSSASAANEKCPVGYLCVYDSDSFTGQVYAFPAANGYYKPDLNYDPPKWLSGVYLNDHISSIINNTRYSATFFKDAN; translated from the coding sequence ATGAGGAAGCGTAATGTGGCCGGCGCTGCGGTCTCCGTCGGCATCGCGTTGAGTCTGGTGACCACAGTTACGTCATCGGCTTCTGCCGCGAACGAGAAGTGTCCGGTCGGTTACCTCTGCGTATACGACAGCGATTCGTTCACCGGGCAGGTCTACGCTTTTCCTGCCGCCAACGGATATTACAAGCCGGATCTCAACTATGACCCGCCGAAGTGGCTGAGCGGCGTCTACCTCAATGACCACATATCTTCGATAATCAACAACACGAGGTATTCTGCCACCTTCTTCAAGGACGCGAACTAA
- a CDS encoding peptidase inhibitor family I36 protein: MPKSVFHMGLRVKMRLKAVTLTVALIFGGALASTTPAAAASAADCPSGKLCLFLDSNFGGEIYVPDSNRVSDLKGESYPGNYPPVNDSTSSVVNKTGQTVRLNENSGQNGRYIDIKANSQILNLKSNSFVIYNHDGSTNQLYGAFNDVISSFCTR; encoded by the coding sequence GTGCCAAAGTCCGTCTTCCACATGGGTTTGAGAGTAAAAATGCGACTCAAGGCTGTAACCCTCACCGTGGCGCTGATTTTCGGCGGTGCGCTCGCTTCGACAACTCCGGCCGCCGCGGCATCGGCAGCCGACTGCCCATCGGGAAAGTTGTGTCTTTTCCTCGACAGCAACTTCGGCGGAGAAATCTACGTACCCGACTCCAATCGCGTTTCGGATCTCAAGGGTGAGAGCTACCCGGGCAACTACCCGCCCGTGAACGACAGCACTTCGTCCGTCGTCAACAAAACGGGACAGACTGTTCGCCTGAACGAGAATTCAGGGCAGAACGGCAGGTACATCGACATCAAGGCGAATTCTCAGATCTTAAATCTCAAGTCAAACAGCTTCGTGATTTACAACCATGATGGTTCCACCAATCAACTCTACGGGGCCTTCAACGACGTGATCTCCTCCTTCTGCACCAGGTAG